The genomic window GAGAGCACTGATTGATTTCACATCCTCTGCCTTTGCTTTTTTCGGCTTTTTACTCAGTCGAGTCTCGTGGATCAACATCTGGACTTGGAAGTAGGCGCCGTTCACCCAGATTTTGAAGCCACGTGAACTCATCTGTCCATCATACAGCAGGGAGTTCTTGAGGGTGGCAAGGTGGCCGCTCAGCGTCCTTTCTAATATCCGTAGTTCCTCTGCCAAGCGCTGCTCGTTGTTCATGTATGTGCGATGACGGTCCACGCAAACTGTCATTGTGTCACGGACAGATGAAGCTTTCTCTTCACCAAAGACACGTTGGAGCATGCTGTATGAGTTCTCGTTTGTTTGCGTGGTCGTGCTCTTCATGACGATCTCCAAGATCATGGAAATCATTAAAGCTCCAAGTCCAACAGCGTTTGGAATTGGACTGAACGTCCCAAAGTTAGATACGAATTTCTCAATGTAGTCTGGGACTTTGTCGGCCAGCTCACTGGAGTAGGCCTGAAGCTCAGTGTTGGAGTTAATGCCAGAAAATTTCAGCAAGGACTCATCGACGCCCACATCTGGTAAGAGACATGGGTGCTGTAAAGACGCTTGATACCACTGAAGAGAAACCGCTGAGACGTCCACGTGTGAGTTTCCAGAGCCCATGTTTTCACGCTCGATCTGTGAGTCTGACCAACGTGAGAAGGTTCCACAACAAACAGACAACGCCGACGGTGCAGTGAAGTCCAGAGACAACAAGGACAACCCCAGAAACCAATGAGATTAAAGGACAGGTCGGCGTGTCTGTCAATGATTTACTTAGACTGCTTAGTAAAGTCTAAGCATGTTCAACAACAACTattaacctaaaaaaaaagacacacatcaaAATGGGTCCAAACCAAATTAAAAGCAGAACGACGTCCTCCGCGATATGCTGAATGCCTTCTTCGTATCTCGACGACATTCTAATCTTTTCCCCTGATCAGATCACCCATACCAACCATGTCCGCCaggcagggccggctctacctaattttgtgccctaggcgagattgctctccggaCTCCAGGAAGGCCCTTCAGCTCTTCCTggggttctcaaacttttaCCGCAAGTTCATCCGCAATTTTAGTTCTGTCTCTGCTCCCTTACATGCCCTCACCTCTGTGTTGCAGCCCTTCCACTGGATTCCCTTCCGATTCTCCAAGATGGCGCACTTCATTCCCCTTAGAATAGGAACAAAAATCTAAAACTGTTTAGTTTTGCATATAAACTTTTAAGTCTAttcttttttgtatgtgtgttccGGTCGGGGGTGGAGCCTGctttgtcctggacacaagcaaggggggcttcaaggaaaaaaggttaGGAACCACTGCTGTAGACCATCCCCTCCACTTTTGTTGCTGCACTTCTCTCGCATAAATCTCATTATGAGGTGTTATACAAGAGACAGAAGCTCGCAGGGTGTTGACTTTATCAACCTAAAGCAACGCTAATGTTTCAAGACGTTTGTTAGTAGTTGTTTTAGCGGTAGTTTTGTTAGTAGTCGCTTTAGCGGTAGTTTTGTTAGTAGTTGTTTTAGCGGTAGTTTTGTTAGTAGTCGCTTTAGCGGTAGTTTTGTTAGTACTTGTTTTAGCGGTAGTTTTGGTAGTCGTTTTAGCTGTAGTTTTGATAGTAGTTGTTTTAGCGGTAGTTTTGGTAGTAGTCATTTTAGCGGTAGTTTTGTTAGTACTTGTTTTAGCTGTAGTTTTGTTAGTACTCGTTTTAGCGGTAGTTTTGTTAGTACTTGTTTTAGCAGTAGCTTTGATAGTAGTTGTTTTAGTGGtacttttgtgtttatgtgtttcccccctgggggaggaataaagtcattcaattcaattcaattcaactttTGTTGGTACTGGTTTTAGCGGTAGTTTTGTTAGTACTTGTTTTAGCGATATTTTGATAGTAGTTGTTTTAGCGGTAGTTTTGGTCGTAGTTGTTTTAGCGGTAGTTTTGGTAGTAGACCTGAAACGAGCTTCAGCTGTTTCCTGCTGTGGACTCACAAACTCCACTTGACCTCTCATCATCCCAGTAATGTTCAGGCTACGTGTATGGCACCTGTTTTGTTCATGTATGATAAAGTAGCAGCCGCACACCCGGGCGCTGTAAGGGTGGAGTATAGTTTATTCTTAATAAGCTGAGTCTTTGATTAGCCTCTGCTAAGCTGGAGCCTTCTTATCACGTTACAGTGCCTGGGATTTCTCCAGGTTCTGCGGTTTCTTCCCTCAGTCTCcatatgtttgccctgcgatggactggtggcCTGTCCAGGGTTTGACCCCTTTTaacctgtgtcagctgggattgactctgGCGCCCCCTCTTGTGGGTCTTTGTAAAACCCTAATAAAGTGCTGAGCAATAGTGTTTGttggcacaaacacagagacattttggcagccatgttgagTTAATATTTAGCCAGGACATGTGGACATTGTTCAAGGAAAAGGGCATCATGAAACTTGATCGTGCCTGCTTCTTGCTGCTAATTTGGGTgcattgaacctttaaaacgtAGAGAGACTGactcacaagcccctccccGCCCTATTTCCcccactccctgtccccctcTTCCAAATATCTAACTGTCCAAAACCAGTGcaaaactgagaaaacaacatgttttaaagttgtcgcACTTCAAGAATGGTTGATGATAGAGAGtaaatgtttggtgtgtgagcgtcaggaggctttcaggagctcccacatttaaatttgtggaAAACAgctgtgaattgacagagaaatgacagttttaaaatcaccctcgtcttgatttttaaaaaactctAGAGCCGAGTTTTCACATCGAGGCAGAACTCTGCccttttaggtgattttaagaaaaactgcaagtcatatgagaatgaaaacaacacagagagttAGACGACAACCAGAGCAACGAGTTTGTTCAGAGAtctttgtgattattttcatggaccCCAGCTAGAGCGTGCCACTTTAATGGGAACAATACACAtgtgaaaacgtaaaaaaaaatacaaaactgaaactgtgattatttaaaaaccgtaatatgtgtcaaaactttgacttaggtgagaaaagtctcaagtcttgtgacccatttaaagtttcaaccacgtctctacgttaaagtacaacaacactgtgaggctccaaaatGGGCTCGgttctgatctttttttttcaaccgGCTAAACATGTCGTAATGTGGGTCAGGTagtttgtcatatttaaaaagtaaGACCATGAAGAGTTGTGCCAACACCGTCATAGGTGACAGTACATGAGGAGTCGGTAGGTTTTAAATCAGAAAGATACAGGATTTATATGCTGATTTAACAGCTGAAGAGTCATTGAAGTGGTTAaatgtctccactgccccctactgccTGTAAGCGggaaaccagccttgcaagagtcatcagaatcaggaggtctctgGTGTTGAATTGCTTAACACTACACACATACAATCCAGGTACCAGAGCTA from Solea senegalensis isolate Sse05_10M linkage group LG4, IFAPA_SoseM_1, whole genome shotgun sequence includes these protein-coding regions:
- the LOC122768352 gene encoding uncharacterized protein LOC122768352, yielding MGSGNSHVDVSAVSLQWYQASLQHPCLLPDVGVDESLLKFSGINSNTELQAYSSELADKVPDYIEKFVSNFGTFSPIPNAVGLGALMISMILEIVMKSTTTQTNENSYSMLQRVFGEEKASSVRDTMTVCVDRHRTYMNNEQRLAEELRILERTLSGHLATLKNSLLYDGQMSSRGFKIWVNGAYFQVQMLIHETRLSKKPKKAKAEDVKSISALIEVLT